A section of the Streptomyces sp. CG1 genome encodes:
- a CDS encoding BTAD domain-containing putative transcriptional regulator, whose translation MKFGILGPLLVQGSGGDILTPSATKPKIVLANLLVHPDRVVSSRQLTEELWGETPPRTAGGALHVYVSKIRKLVDERGTRPRYSTIATRPPGYVFSMSGHDSDIDQFNRVQRQATALRKAGDSEGAVELLEQGLALWRGSALADVRFTPRLMRTAQYLDELYAASCEKKFEISLALGRYSELVGELYAFADEHPTRERVHEFLMLALYNTERTNDALRVYTSLRNVLRDQSGLNPSPRLQRLQRIILSQKLERLPALHY comes from the coding sequence ATGAAGTTCGGAATACTGGGCCCTCTTCTTGTGCAAGGGAGCGGGGGAGACATACTTACGCCCAGCGCCACGAAGCCAAAAATCGTGCTGGCCAATCTGCTGGTCCACCCGGACCGGGTCGTTTCCTCCCGGCAGTTGACGGAGGAGTTGTGGGGAGAGACCCCGCCTCGCACTGCGGGTGGAGCACTGCACGTGTACGTGTCGAAAATCCGAAAACTTGTCGATGAAAGGGGTACCCGGCCAAGGTATTCGACGATCGCCACGCGGCCGCCAGGCTATGTCTTCTCGATGTCCGGGCACGACAGCGACATCGATCAGTTCAACCGGGTTCAGCGGCAGGCGACGGCCTTGAGGAAGGCCGGCGACTCTGAAGGCGCCGTTGAACTCCTAGAGCAGGGGTTGGCGCTTTGGCGAGGCTCGGCTTTGGCGGATGTCCGATTCACCCCGCGCTTGATGCGCACTGCACAATACCTGGACGAGCTTTACGCCGCATCATGCGAGAAAAAATTCGAAATCAGTCTGGCTCTCGGACGGTATTCCGAATTGGTTGGCGAACTTTACGCCTTTGCTGACGAGCACCCTACTCGGGAGCGTGTCCACGAGTTCTTGATGTTGGCGCTGTACAACACAGAACGGACTAATGACGCGCTTCGCGTCTACACTTCGCTGCGCAACGTCCTGCGCGACCAGTCAGGACTCAACCCCAGTCCGCGGTTGCAGCGTCTGCAACGGATCATCCTGTCCCAGAAACTTGAGCGGCTCCCGGCGCTCCACTACTGA
- a CDS encoding 4'-phosphopantetheinyl transferase superfamily protein, with product MVLLALSSTPVGADIQRLPVPRTVDGLTRMLHPKEVAEIKDLDVTARPRAFARVWTRKEAYLKGLGTGVAGNLSHDYLGTEAHRAQAPDGWSIRDVTAPDGFAAAVAVRSSTDADRPACDFRRRRLQPPHPTA from the coding sequence ATGGTGCTGCTGGCGTTGTCGTCCACACCAGTCGGTGCGGACATCCAACGCCTGCCCGTGCCTCGGACCGTCGACGGCTTGACACGGATGCTGCATCCGAAGGAGGTGGCAGAAATAAAGGATCTGGACGTCACCGCGAGACCACGCGCGTTCGCCCGTGTCTGGACACGCAAGGAGGCGTATCTGAAGGGACTGGGCACCGGAGTCGCGGGTAACTTGTCACACGACTACCTCGGTACTGAGGCACACCGCGCACAGGCACCTGACGGCTGGAGCATCAGGGACGTGACTGCGCCTGACGGCTTTGCTGCCGCCGTAGCCGTTCGAAGTTCCACGGACGCTGACAGACCCGCCTGCGATTTCCGCCGAAGACGCCTCCAGCCCCCTCACCCGACAGCCTGA
- a CDS encoding DUF779 domain-containing protein: MGAASSRWTPRRSHSPVVRCTTFRMSAGQYANWRHTLLTVGVVPDRGGCFALEVPEERRGATSP, translated from the coding sequence ATCGGCGCGGCGAGTTCCAGGTGGACCCCTCGAAGATCCCACAGCCCTGTCGTCAGGTGCACTACGTTCCGGATGAGCGCCGGCCAGTACGCGAACTGGCGGCACACCCTCCTCACCGTCGGAGTGGTCCCGGACCGAGGCGGCTGCTTCGCCCTCGAAGTCCCCGAAGAGAGGCGGGGCGCTACTTCTCCGTGA
- a CDS encoding lasso RiPP family leader peptide-containing protein: MENQQHEELVQQGYEPPALTAVGEFSEDTLGFGSDHTDFLANQGW, translated from the coding sequence ATGGAGAACCAGCAGCACGAAGAGTTGGTTCAGCAGGGCTATGAACCGCCCGCGCTGACGGCCGTCGGGGAGTTCTCGGAGGACACGCTCGGCTTTGGCAGCGACCACACCGATTTCCTCGCCAACCAGGGCTGGTAG
- a CDS encoding asparagine synthase-related protein, which yields MSTGFVVLPDGCATDLKWLYKSPQVITHLSGKPWLVGRWGADEIVRAQAGSVCVVVIGHCPVTTTRLTWLAGRVKSQSDVGALASQLPGSYHLIVASPDGTSVRGTITGSRQVFHTRVDGHAVASDRPDTLALLTGAGVDEGVLAARLATAGRLPAPLGTASVWSGISTVSDDHCLIMVEGRGREARWWKAPASELPLQQGASTVQAALSDAVRSRASGQRLLSADLSGGMDSTALCFLAARSAPKLLTFRWGEADPGNDDAVFAAHSAALLDQASHAVVPQHELPALFAHPGDLADTEQPYLFTRTLARMKYTVGVLADGGSRAHLAGHGADELFGRLPGYLHRLLRRQPWLALRHLRGYQALNRWPLRGMLAELARADSVGDWWRAEADSLTGPAPAPRYAPLGWGLMPLRAPVWVTEAAVDMARSELRAAADAASPFADDRGQHQFLVALRTTAPAYRQFARLFDTAGIRLHQPYLDDRVVEAALAVRVHERCTPWEYKPLLAAAMRDILPERVRARTTKGSFDEDLRSGLSRSLDGLLELFADSELARAGLISADAVRSQLLTPQANLTRDFAVEHLLGCETWFRAARHLGRNERRHKRK from the coding sequence ATGAGCACCGGGTTCGTCGTGCTGCCCGACGGTTGCGCCACAGACCTCAAGTGGCTCTATAAGTCGCCGCAGGTCATCACCCACCTGTCGGGCAAACCCTGGCTGGTGGGCCGGTGGGGGGCGGACGAAATAGTTAGGGCCCAGGCGGGCTCGGTATGTGTGGTGGTGATCGGACACTGCCCGGTCACCACCACACGGCTCACCTGGCTGGCCGGACGCGTGAAATCGCAATCCGATGTTGGAGCGCTGGCCAGTCAACTCCCCGGCAGTTACCACCTGATTGTGGCCTCCCCGGACGGAACGAGTGTCCGGGGCACCATCACCGGCTCACGCCAGGTCTTCCATACCCGGGTGGATGGTCATGCAGTAGCCTCCGACCGTCCCGATACCCTGGCCCTGCTGACCGGCGCTGGCGTGGACGAAGGTGTACTGGCGGCACGGTTGGCGACCGCAGGCCGGCTACCGGCTCCATTGGGAACTGCCAGCGTCTGGTCCGGGATCTCCACAGTCTCTGATGACCACTGCCTGATCATGGTAGAAGGCCGGGGACGGGAGGCCCGTTGGTGGAAGGCTCCAGCGTCCGAACTTCCTCTCCAGCAGGGCGCATCAACGGTACAGGCCGCCCTGTCGGACGCCGTACGCAGCCGCGCCTCCGGCCAGCGCCTTTTGAGTGCGGACCTGTCTGGTGGTATGGATTCCACCGCGCTGTGCTTCCTGGCCGCTCGGAGCGCCCCCAAGCTGCTGACCTTTCGATGGGGTGAGGCTGACCCGGGCAACGACGACGCGGTGTTCGCAGCACACTCAGCGGCCCTGCTCGATCAGGCTTCCCATGCGGTGGTACCGCAGCACGAACTGCCTGCGTTGTTCGCACACCCGGGAGACTTGGCAGACACCGAACAGCCGTACCTTTTCACTCGGACGCTCGCGCGCATGAAATACACGGTCGGCGTCCTCGCCGACGGCGGCTCGCGGGCACATTTGGCAGGACATGGGGCGGACGAGCTGTTCGGCAGGCTCCCAGGCTATCTACACCGGTTGCTGCGCCGGCAGCCCTGGCTCGCGCTGCGACATCTGCGCGGCTATCAGGCCCTCAACCGCTGGCCTTTGCGCGGAATGCTTGCGGAGCTCGCTCGCGCGGATTCCGTAGGGGACTGGTGGCGCGCCGAGGCCGATTCCCTCACCGGCCCCGCCCCGGCCCCCAGATACGCACCATTGGGCTGGGGTCTGATGCCGCTGCGCGCCCCGGTCTGGGTGACGGAAGCCGCTGTCGACATGGCCAGGTCGGAGCTGCGGGCGGCCGCTGATGCCGCGAGTCCCTTTGCCGACGATCGTGGCCAGCACCAGTTCCTGGTGGCCCTGCGGACGACTGCACCGGCGTACCGGCAGTTTGCCCGTCTTTTCGACACCGCGGGGATCCGACTGCATCAGCCCTACCTCGACGACCGCGTTGTTGAGGCCGCTCTGGCCGTGCGTGTGCACGAGCGTTGCACGCCTTGGGAGTACAAGCCCCTGCTGGCTGCGGCGATGCGGGACATCCTGCCTGAACGCGTTCGCGCACGAACAACGAAGGGCTCCTTTGATGAGGATTTGCGCAGTGGGCTGAGCCGTAGCCTTGACGGGCTCCTGGAGCTCTTCGCGGACTCCGAACTTGCCAGGGCGGGCCTGATCTCAGCAGACGCGGTCCGCTCTCAATTGCTGACTCCGCAAGCCAATCTGACTAGAGACTTCGCCGTTGAGCATCTTCTCGGCTGCGAGACCTGGTTCCGTGCTGCACGCCACCTCGGTCGAAACGAAAGGCGACACAAACGAAAGTGA
- a CDS encoding lasso peptide biosynthesis PqqD family chaperone: protein MSLVETNDGAVLLHERLGYYWQLNATGLSVLHSLTSGQTCEEAAQVLASEHAIDASRARSDVAAILASLRSADLLQENR, encoded by the coding sequence GTGTCCCTTGTCGAGACAAACGATGGAGCAGTACTTCTCCATGAACGCCTCGGTTATTACTGGCAGTTGAACGCCACGGGGTTGTCGGTCCTCCACAGCCTGACCAGCGGTCAGACCTGCGAGGAGGCGGCTCAGGTGCTCGCTTCCGAACACGCAATTGACGCGTCACGCGCTCGGAGCGACGTCGCAGCTATCCTGGCTTCCCTGCGCTCGGCGGACCTGCTGCAGGAGAACCGATGA
- a CDS encoding lasso peptide biosynthesis B2 protein, whose protein sequence is MSIPVALSRRDRLPPHRRLVPLLVVAVAGVLSRLSPSKLRAVLEFARRGAVPSTADQAAAARTAVVAVSLRCAGQACLQRSVATALLCRVRGTWPTWCTGVRTNPFAAHAWVEVGGVPVGEPYPAGHFRTLLAVGPAKDTPAKRSQ, encoded by the coding sequence ATGAGTATACCCGTGGCGTTGTCTCGCCGCGATCGACTGCCGCCGCACCGGCGATTGGTTCCTCTCTTGGTCGTGGCCGTTGCCGGAGTCCTCAGCAGGCTCTCTCCATCCAAGCTGCGCGCGGTGCTGGAGTTCGCTCGCCGTGGTGCGGTTCCGTCCACCGCGGACCAAGCCGCGGCGGCACGGACAGCCGTAGTCGCGGTCAGCCTGCGATGCGCAGGGCAGGCATGCCTACAGCGCTCGGTGGCCACTGCCCTTCTTTGCCGAGTGCGCGGTACCTGGCCCACCTGGTGCACGGGCGTCCGTACTAATCCCTTCGCGGCTCATGCGTGGGTTGAAGTCGGAGGAGTCCCTGTCGGAGAACCATATCCGGCTGGCCACTTCCGAACCCTTTTGGCGGTCGGGCCTGCCAAAGACACGCCTGCGAAGCGGTCGCAATAG
- a CDS encoding IS1380 family transposase → MSPQQEGTFCVHTTGSRPKLVVSADGRGVVSRAGSRLLADLADATGLTTAFTDALRQLRPRGTGQAPGRIAVDLAVMLADGGEAIADLALLRDQAEVFGPVASSPTAWRLLAGIDPATLGALRAARATAREVAWLQAGERREVIPASRAGGRELPGLVLDIDATLVTCHSEKEHAAPTYKHGFGYHPLLCFLDNTGEALAGLLRPGNAAANTAEDHITVLDAALAQLPDVHRHGTDILIRADSAGSAKAFLAHIHGLRSRGIHTCFSVGYSITERVRRAIRQLPDQVWHPALEQDGTLRQGAHVAELTGLVDLPGLPEDTRIIVRRERPHPGAQLSLFDLDEGMRHQVFLTDTPYGEGSLQYLEVRHRAHARVEDRIRCGKTTGFGRFPSRHFHVNQAWLELSLTALDLLAWTRILLLEGELAAAEPKKLRYRLLHSAARITHGGRRVHLRIAATWPWRNELISAFARLAALPRPAT, encoded by the coding sequence CTGTCACCACAGCAGGAAGGCACTTTCTGCGTGCACACTACCGGGTCGCGTCCCAAGCTCGTCGTTTCAGCTGACGGTCGCGGGGTGGTCAGTCGTGCCGGATCCCGTCTGCTGGCCGATCTCGCCGATGCCACCGGCCTGACCACGGCTTTCACCGACGCGCTGCGCCAACTGCGACCGCGCGGCACCGGTCAAGCCCCCGGCCGGATCGCCGTGGACTTGGCGGTGATGCTGGCCGACGGCGGCGAGGCGATCGCCGACCTGGCCCTGCTGCGCGATCAGGCCGAGGTGTTCGGCCCGGTCGCGTCCAGTCCCACCGCGTGGCGACTGCTGGCGGGCATCGATCCGGCCACACTCGGCGCTCTGCGCGCGGCCCGTGCCACCGCCCGCGAGGTCGCCTGGCTGCAAGCCGGCGAGAGGCGGGAGGTAATACCGGCCTCGCGTGCAGGCGGACGCGAACTGCCAGGCCTGGTCCTGGACATCGACGCCACCCTGGTCACCTGCCACTCCGAGAAGGAGCATGCGGCGCCGACCTACAAACACGGCTTCGGCTACCACCCGCTGCTGTGCTTCCTCGACAACACCGGCGAGGCCCTGGCCGGCCTGCTGCGGCCCGGAAACGCCGCGGCCAACACCGCCGAGGACCACATCACCGTGCTCGACGCCGCGCTCGCCCAGCTCCCCGATGTCCACCGCCACGGCACCGACATCCTCATCCGCGCGGACAGCGCCGGATCCGCCAAAGCGTTCCTGGCCCACATACACGGCCTCCGCTCGCGCGGAATCCACACCTGCTTCTCCGTCGGATACTCCATCACCGAACGGGTCCGCCGAGCGATACGCCAGCTGCCCGACCAGGTCTGGCACCCCGCCCTCGAACAGGACGGCACCCTGCGACAAGGCGCCCACGTCGCCGAGCTCACCGGCCTGGTCGACCTGCCGGGCCTGCCCGAGGACACTCGGATCATCGTCCGCCGCGAGCGCCCGCATCCCGGCGCCCAGCTGTCCCTGTTCGACCTCGACGAGGGCATGCGCCACCAGGTCTTCCTCACCGACACCCCCTACGGCGAAGGCTCATTACAGTACCTGGAAGTCCGCCACCGCGCGCACGCCCGCGTTGAGGACCGCATCCGCTGCGGCAAGACCACCGGCTTCGGCCGCTTCCCCTCCCGACACTTCCACGTCAACCAAGCGTGGCTGGAGCTGTCCCTGACCGCCCTCGACCTGCTCGCCTGGACACGCATCCTGCTGCTGGAGGGCGAACTGGCAGCCGCCGAGCCGAAGAAACTCCGCTACCGGCTGCTGCACTCAGCCGCCCGTATCACCCACGGCGGGCGCCGCGTGCACCTGCGGATCGCCGCGACCTGGCCCTGGCGAAACGAGCTGATCAGCGCATTCGCCCGCCTAGCGGCGCTGCCACGGCCAGCCACCTGA
- a CDS encoding DUF6879 family protein — protein MRDLLGASSGERLGLEAYREDFRSRDFAVDGCDSWKLERRQDFREPGDASWDAFARGDWEEALRLIEAQRAELLDVSRLAARHRCRLLRVRVVEQPLTPYLQWELHLLRMRAECGELIRVVGPEHIEAYEHGGPVPELVTLNDDTVYKILYNAEGVLEGAVRYVDARTRDRVAARVEELYVLGEDIGTFFDREVAHLKPPTGA, from the coding sequence ATGCGTGACCTTCTTGGTGCCTCGTCCGGCGAGCGACTGGGACTAGAGGCCTACCGTGAGGACTTCCGCAGCAGGGATTTCGCTGTTGACGGGTGCGATTCGTGGAAGCTGGAGCGTCGCCAGGACTTCCGTGAGCCGGGCGATGCGAGCTGGGATGCCTTTGCCCGGGGGGACTGGGAGGAGGCGCTGAGGCTGATCGAGGCCCAGCGTGCCGAGTTGCTCGACGTATCCCGTCTGGCCGCGCGTCATCGGTGCCGTCTGCTGCGTGTCCGTGTGGTGGAGCAGCCGCTCACGCCGTACTTGCAGTGGGAGCTGCATCTGCTGCGTATGCGGGCTGAGTGTGGTGAGCTGATCCGCGTCGTCGGCCCGGAACACATCGAGGCATACGAACACGGGGGTCCAGTACCGGAGTTGGTCACGCTGAATGACGACACGGTGTACAAGATCCTTTACAACGCGGAAGGTGTCCTGGAAGGCGCCGTGCGGTACGTCGATGCGAGAACGCGGGATCGCGTCGCGGCGCGGGTTGAGGAGCTGTACGTGTTGGGTGAGGACATCGGCACGTTCTTCGACCGTGAAGTGGCCCACCTCAAGCCTCCAACGGGTGCATGA
- a CDS encoding tetratricopeptide repeat protein, with the protein MHEPREEVNSSLSGTARDVVQARDVQGGIHFHARAPDRVRPPVPYQLPFAGQGFVNRRVEREALDRLLDDGLAYARVLLVTGTAGVGKTSLVLHWSHAVRDRFPDGQLYADLHGYDPQTPVRYERVLESFLRVLGAPADAVHAEGEHMAAAFRSWLAGRRLLIVLDNAASASQVRPLLPATPGCLVIVTSRHRLPGLTIREGARRLTLDVLDQDGSVALLRSVTRGYRDGDDPEQVAELASLCARLPLALRIAAERAAGRPLMHLADLIGELRDESGRWEVLSADGDEESEAVRPVFTWSYRALPSDAARLFRLLGLHPGPDFSDMAAAALAGVDVRTARRLLDVVAVAHMVDQTASDRFRLHDLLRAYAADQARLEQTPQECQVALRRLLSWYLHTADAVQARVAPREPRVELVPADGGLPELRFADVAQAMRWYEAERDNLVAVVRAAASGGWDRIAWQLAVVLRAVYMTNNPFQDWLATSQIGLEAARRDGDRGAEAELEESLGMAYAQSQCLAAAAEHYESALTLRRDLGDTFGEALTLNGLGLLELRRRNLAQAQAAFEGSRELFAALNDGFWEPRVAVNLAQVELELGHPASALGPLRRGIEVFRAHGDRHAEGNARRLLAAAELDSGNADAALAHAEQAVAIATEIRSAAAEGYWLLALGDAQRATGHPTQALASYRRAGALQEQLGDRARQAAAWDGLGQTYLQLGHAQEAAECHRRAVATYRDLEQTWEIARTLTHLADALDCADAQQEAADARADACDLLTAFTDSRAVRLRERIVQR; encoded by the coding sequence GTGCATGAGCCGCGCGAGGAAGTCAACTCCTCACTCTCCGGCACCGCCCGTGACGTCGTGCAGGCCCGCGACGTGCAGGGCGGGATACATTTCCACGCTCGGGCGCCCGATCGCGTTCGGCCGCCGGTGCCGTACCAACTCCCGTTTGCTGGCCAGGGCTTCGTCAACAGACGCGTTGAGCGTGAGGCGCTTGACCGTCTGCTTGATGACGGTCTCGCCTATGCGCGGGTGCTGCTGGTAACCGGCACTGCGGGGGTCGGTAAGACGTCTTTGGTGCTGCACTGGTCGCACGCGGTCCGTGACCGGTTCCCGGATGGCCAGTTGTATGCCGACCTGCACGGCTATGATCCGCAGACCCCGGTCAGGTACGAGCGGGTCCTTGAAAGCTTTCTGCGGGTGCTTGGCGCCCCTGCGGACGCGGTTCATGCTGAGGGCGAGCACATGGCCGCGGCCTTCCGCTCGTGGCTTGCCGGCCGCAGGCTGCTGATCGTGCTCGACAACGCCGCCAGTGCGTCCCAGGTCAGGCCTTTGCTGCCGGCGACGCCGGGATGCCTGGTCATCGTGACCAGCAGGCATCGTCTGCCTGGCCTGACGATCCGGGAGGGAGCGCGGCGCCTCACGCTGGATGTGCTCGACCAGGACGGCTCGGTCGCCCTGCTGCGCAGCGTCACCCGGGGCTACCGGGACGGGGACGATCCCGAGCAGGTGGCGGAGCTCGCCTCGCTGTGCGCGCGCCTGCCGTTGGCGCTCAGGATCGCTGCCGAGCGTGCGGCGGGGCGGCCGTTGATGCACCTGGCGGATTTGATCGGCGAGCTGCGTGACGAGTCCGGTCGGTGGGAAGTTCTGTCGGCAGACGGCGACGAGGAGTCTGAGGCGGTGCGTCCCGTGTTCACGTGGTCTTATCGGGCGTTGCCCTCAGATGCCGCCCGGCTTTTCCGGTTGCTCGGACTGCACCCCGGGCCGGACTTCAGCGACATGGCTGCGGCAGCTTTGGCAGGAGTCGACGTCCGTACCGCGCGACGCCTGCTCGATGTCGTCGCTGTCGCGCATATGGTCGATCAGACCGCGTCTGATCGCTTCCGCCTGCATGACCTGCTGCGTGCCTATGCCGCCGATCAGGCACGGCTGGAGCAGACCCCGCAGGAGTGCCAGGTCGCGCTGCGCAGGCTGCTGAGCTGGTACCTGCACACTGCGGACGCGGTCCAGGCCCGCGTCGCGCCGCGGGAGCCTCGTGTGGAGCTGGTACCTGCCGACGGAGGACTGCCCGAGCTGCGGTTCGCCGACGTGGCGCAGGCGATGCGGTGGTACGAGGCGGAGCGCGACAACCTGGTGGCTGTCGTGCGCGCGGCCGCGAGTGGCGGGTGGGACCGGATCGCCTGGCAGCTGGCGGTGGTTCTGCGCGCTGTCTACATGACCAACAATCCGTTTCAGGACTGGCTCGCCACCTCGCAGATCGGTCTGGAGGCCGCCCGGCGCGACGGCGATCGAGGCGCCGAAGCCGAACTGGAGGAGAGCCTCGGCATGGCGTACGCCCAGTCGCAGTGCCTGGCAGCCGCCGCCGAGCATTACGAGTCGGCGCTGACCCTGCGCCGGGATCTTGGCGATACCTTCGGTGAGGCACTGACGCTCAACGGCCTTGGTCTGCTTGAACTACGCCGCCGCAACCTCGCACAGGCACAAGCGGCGTTCGAAGGCAGCAGGGAGCTGTTTGCGGCGTTGAACGACGGTTTCTGGGAGCCTCGCGTGGCAGTCAACCTCGCGCAGGTGGAACTGGAACTCGGGCACCCGGCCAGCGCGCTCGGCCCGCTGCGCCGGGGAATCGAGGTATTCAGGGCCCACGGCGACCGCCACGCCGAGGGCAATGCCCGCAGGCTCCTTGCCGCGGCGGAGTTGGACAGCGGAAATGCGGATGCTGCGTTGGCACATGCCGAGCAGGCGGTAGCCATCGCCACCGAGATCCGCAGCGCAGCCGCCGAAGGCTACTGGCTGCTGGCCTTGGGCGATGCTCAGCGAGCTACCGGGCACCCCACCCAGGCGCTGGCCTCCTACCGTCGCGCTGGTGCGCTCCAAGAACAGTTGGGCGACCGCGCCCGTCAAGCCGCAGCCTGGGACGGCCTCGGGCAGACGTATCTGCAACTCGGCCATGCTCAGGAAGCCGCGGAATGCCACCGCCGGGCAGTGGCCACTTACCGCGACCTTGAGCAGACATGGGAGATAGCGCGCACGCTGACGCACCTGGCTGATGCCCTGGACTGTGCCGACGCGCAGCAGGAGGCCGCCGACGCACGAGCGGACGCATGCGACCTGCTCACGGCGTTCACCGATTCGCGCGCAGTACGGCTACGAGAAAGGATCGTCCAGCGGTGA
- a CDS encoding methionyl-tRNA formyltransferase — MRVVLMSYGAEGFEDLQAACESAGHAPVAYVCAASQGGAAVDEVLAAMPPGPDLLVLRSPQGLALSLAGYEPDLVVCYGIPWRLPASVLRVPQLGVLNVHPSLLPRHRGPMPVHWAVRHGDEETGVTVHWMDEAFDSGPVVAQRGGISLPDDLAGDVVFTQVRATIRALVPQALALAEDGFAGTPQDESLASYEGSMGPESAVIDWSRPAREIHNLVRAYRFGLFAVPGPLAVVRGKWVSVLRTSVSEVSGVRMRCGDGPLWITESVPVPARDRWLASS; from the coding sequence ATGCGTGTGGTGCTGATGTCGTACGGGGCTGAGGGCTTCGAGGACTTGCAAGCGGCGTGCGAGTCAGCCGGCCACGCCCCGGTCGCGTACGTGTGCGCTGCTTCGCAGGGTGGGGCTGCCGTGGATGAGGTGCTGGCTGCGATGCCGCCCGGGCCCGATCTGTTGGTCCTTCGCAGCCCGCAGGGTCTCGCGCTCAGCCTCGCCGGATACGAGCCTGACCTTGTCGTGTGTTACGGGATTCCGTGGCGACTGCCCGCGTCTGTGCTGCGCGTGCCGCAGCTTGGGGTGTTGAACGTCCATCCGTCGTTGCTGCCGCGGCACCGTGGGCCGATGCCGGTGCACTGGGCTGTGCGGCACGGTGATGAGGAGACCGGGGTGACGGTTCACTGGATGGACGAGGCGTTCGACAGCGGCCCGGTCGTGGCGCAGCGCGGCGGCATTTCCCTGCCGGACGATCTGGCAGGCGACGTGGTGTTCACACAGGTCCGGGCCACGATCCGGGCTCTGGTGCCGCAGGCCCTGGCCCTGGCGGAGGACGGTTTCGCAGGGACACCGCAGGACGAGTCGCTGGCGTCGTATGAGGGTTCTATGGGTCCCGAGAGCGCGGTCATCGACTGGAGCCGGCCGGCCCGTGAGATCCACAACCTGGTGCGGGCTTACCGTTTCGGCCTGTTCGCCGTGCCGGGGCCGCTGGCGGTCGTGCGGGGTAAGTGGGTCAGTGTGCTGCGGACCAGCGTCAGCGAGGTGAGCGGTGTGAGGATGCGGTGCGGGGACGGGCCGCTGTGGATCACCGAGTCGGTGCCGGTTCCGGCTCGGGATCGCTGGCTGGCCTCGTCGTGA
- a CDS encoding DUF397 domain-containing protein: MADSLDQGARNWHKSSRSATENECVECGEYPADATGDVAVRDTKRQKHGPVLSFTTQAWGSFIADIKRNDRLSGRAL; this comes from the coding sequence ATGGCAGATAGCCTCGACCAGGGCGCACGCAACTGGCACAAGTCCAGCCGCAGTGCCACGGAGAATGAGTGCGTGGAGTGCGGCGAGTACCCCGCAGATGCGACCGGCGACGTTGCAGTCCGCGACACCAAGAGGCAGAAGCACGGCCCGGTTCTCAGCTTCACCACCCAGGCGTGGGGCAGCTTCATCGCCGACATCAAGCGAAACGACCGGCTGAGCGGCCGTGCCCTGTAG
- a CDS encoding helix-turn-helix transcriptional regulator, protein MAYKGVPTVRKRLLGGQLRRLREERGISIEDVAQKLGVGHSTVRRQESGHTAVSVADAIAYASIYGLGDDDVKQRLVALAKHGRARGWWTAYGSKVGPTAVDVADAEDLATEVRTFQPLAVPGIFQTTDYSAAIIEAQKSIRPADSPLPVDDALTLRERRKEVLVRKNPPQVWAVIGEAVIRTEVGSPQVMQEQIAHLVDLGKRSNITLQLLPFSAGAHVGMNGAFMLLSFGDTLDGSITYVESGGPNAFNDEPNEVRVSANRFTQLQSQALSTKETATYLRRAISTT, encoded by the coding sequence ATGGCCTACAAAGGCGTTCCCACCGTCCGAAAGAGGCTTCTCGGCGGGCAGCTCCGCCGCCTGCGCGAAGAGCGTGGCATCTCCATCGAGGACGTGGCACAGAAGCTCGGCGTCGGCCACAGCACCGTGCGCCGCCAGGAGTCGGGCCACACCGCTGTCAGCGTCGCCGACGCCATCGCGTACGCGAGCATCTACGGCCTTGGAGACGACGATGTGAAGCAGCGACTCGTCGCGCTGGCCAAGCACGGCAGGGCGCGCGGCTGGTGGACGGCCTACGGCTCCAAGGTCGGCCCGACCGCCGTGGACGTCGCGGACGCGGAAGACCTCGCGACCGAGGTACGCACCTTCCAGCCACTCGCCGTGCCGGGCATCTTCCAGACAACCGACTACTCGGCAGCGATCATCGAGGCCCAGAAGTCCATCCGGCCGGCTGACTCCCCATTGCCGGTTGACGACGCACTCACCCTGCGTGAGCGTCGCAAGGAAGTACTGGTGCGGAAGAACCCACCGCAGGTATGGGCGGTCATCGGAGAGGCCGTCATCCGTACCGAAGTCGGCAGCCCGCAGGTAATGCAGGAGCAGATCGCACACCTTGTGGACCTGGGGAAACGGAGCAACATCACGCTTCAGCTCCTCCCCTTCTCCGCCGGCGCGCACGTTGGCATGAACGGGGCGTTCATGCTGCTCAGCTTCGGAGACACCCTGGACGGGAGCATCACGTACGTGGAGTCGGGTGGACCGAACGCCTTCAACGACGAGCCGAACGAGGTTCGCGTGAGCGCGAACCGGTTCACGCAGCTCCAATCCCAAGCACTGTCCACGAAGGAGACGGCGACATACTTGCGTCGTGCCATCTCGACCACGTGA